The region AAGCGGAGCACCGACCCGAGCCCTTTCCCTTACCAAGCAGGAGCTACGTGCCCACAGAACCGTATCTCCATGCGTAGAGACGGGAGCTATGGATGATTACATGGTTCTGATCGAGCTCCGTGTGTCTAGCAATTCTACCTCCTCTCATTGCCCAGTATACCATAACGTGATGGCAGCTATTCGCTGACAAAGCCCACCGACCACCCAATTCCTACTCATCTTTTGAGGGACCACTCAGTCGACCTTGAAGGATGCCTGCCAGCCTTACCCTCTGACAAAACCAGTTCGAAGTGGCGTTTGAGCAGACCCTATCATGCCCCATCTTGTGTTCTCAATGCGTTTCCGCTGTGTGAGTTGATTGGGCAGCAAGGCAATGATGCCCAATCGTCACAGAGCTCTGATCGGCAGTCAaaccacatcaacaccaaggcTCATAGCCTGGTAAAACTCTCCAATTCCACAACAGGGCATTGCGTGGACAGCAACTCAGGTAGTTGGCATCCATGTCATGGAGGGTGAACATCTGTTGAATGACGATTCCACAACAGGGGCTCACAATCAGGACCTATCCATTTGTGTCATTATGGGCGCGAAGCCAGAAGCAGACTTGCCACTTGGGGCTTGCAATTCCAGCTGTTCATCTTGCTCTGCCGTCTCCGTCTCGTCATGCGGAGGAGACAGCACGCTGCGATGTTAGACTCGGTGGCAGCTCAGCCGCCGGGCCTCGATCATCTCTCCATCCCATGACATCGGATCATCACAAGCTACGCTTAAGTCACAGTGGAGGTAGAACGAGCATATCACCCGGTGATGCCGTAACAGTTTGGTAACTGAACCGGGCGGAAGTAGTACACCAGGTAAGAATAAGCCAAGCAGgatcatctcatcatcagcccGAAATGAAGCCGACATCGTCGTTCCGCCGTCAACCTTCATTGCCCTTCACAGTTGTGAACCATGGAATGGACCGCGCAAGAATTCCCTTCAGCCTCATCTGAGCCCAAGAACGATAGTCATGTTCTGGAACAAAATGGATTTCCACAGCTCATCAATGGCTGGCCCTGCTGGACTCATCCTGTCCAACCAATACGATaagccaacaccaccacaaggcTTCCAGGTAAGCTCTAACGGGAAGATGTAAGAAGATAGATCTGGCCCTTTACAATACCTCCCATGTTtgaccccaacctccccgtTTCCTTGTCTTTTCGTCGTCAAGGACGTAAACAATCCCGAACTGTCGATATGGTCAGGAGGTGCCAGGACCAATCTGATAACCCACTCTGACACTCCAACCAATAATCTCCCCAGTATCCCCTCTTCAAATAACAAACATCTGACATTGCCAATCCCCCGGAGTACCTCCCCCTGTTTACGGTTACAAAAGGCACCTTAAAACGTGGAAACCAAGATATCTCCCCGCTCTCACTGTCGAATGAGAGCCCAACGATCATCCTCTACACTTCTATTCGCTACACGGAAAGCAGCAGCTTTTCAGACGCCCCCCGTTGCGGGGAACCATAATGGAGGAAGCTTATTACTGGATGTGGAAAGGCTTTCCTTTTGACGATGAGAGTGAGGCTTGACGTTGGGTTATCAACATTCGTGATGTAAGGTTCTTGTGAAGCCCAAGACCTAGAGTCACGGGTCGACTGATGGACAGGCAGAAATGGATAGAACAGGAGCCATACCGACAAGCCGGGCAACACAAACCCATGGCAACAGCTGCACAGAAAGGGTCAAGTGATGCCATGCTATGCCAGCCTCCGAGCTCTTCGTCCTCAGCTCCGGCGTCTTACATACATTACATACAGACTCCGCCAAGCCACATTCTATATGTTGTGGTATGCCAAAAAGAGCAAGATAAGAAAAGAAGTAATCAGATATCACgcaaaacacacacacacacacacacacacacaaaccacaGCCCTCCGAAGATGTTACCCACCTTCCatcggcatcaccaccatccccatcggGTAGAGTTCCGGTATTGTTTCAGCAgtcgagaagaagcaaagTACTAAAGCCTACGTAGCAAGCGAGACATGAAAGTAGCTCCGAGGGGTGTAAGAAATCCGGGGTAATCAGCCCGTTGCCTTTGTGCAACCTGCTCCCGACCTTGAAGGTCCGTCCATCAGTCGAGTGTGTTCTCAAAGGCCCCTCATTCCGTTACGCTCAAGGAACTTCTCCTCGCGATACGCCACGCGACCCGACCCATATCAAGACCAAGGCGCGGTATCAGATTGAAGGGGTGCAAGCAGAAAACATTATCAAGATGTGAAAAGCGAAATTGCATTACCGGCATCACAGCGTCTGTGTGTTTCGAGTTATCGcggcagagaagaagaagcgatatcatcatcatggtggTAATTTCTACGCGCCCTGTGGGAGATGAGAAACAGGCTTGCCCACGGGGGTTGTGAATCTGGTCAAGCGCGACATTACACATTTACAAAATTTGACCGGGGGGTTGTGGCGTGGTCGTCTTCCAAGAACTCTTCTATGAACTTGAGAATGACCCGCTGGTGTGAGTGTGTGACTGGTACTGTAGGATGAAACCGATAGGGCTCGGAGAGAGTGAGAAAATTCACCCAACTGCCAAATGGAAAAGGAACTTTTGGGAGAATGCTGACAGACCTACAGATTGGAACTTCCATGATGCAGGTCTTTCATCATTCCTTTTTTCTTGAAACACGGTACAGCTGGATAGAAGCGAGCGAGAGCGCCTTCCTATCCCGGAACAGTGGTAGGTGGTTGGGGGCACGGGAtagatggagggggaggtggacatgaccgaagaagatggaggggagTGACAGCTTTCGCGTGATTTGTTGTTCATGTTCACCAAGAAGTTCCGCGATTCGTCCCTCAGAAACGAAGAAGCCCAGTAAAATTCCTGAAACACGAGGGAAAATCGCCCGTTACGGGTGATTTCTAACCAGTCAGCACACAACTTTGTGAGCCATTCTTGTCCAACCGACTCATCTACTCTCTGTTGTGAGAGGCTGTGTCTGGTCGCATGCACCGCCTCTTTTGCCCACGCCAAGCCAGCGTGTCTGCTCACTTCCGTGACGCGCAAGAGAAAGATCCGCCAGCAGCCGAGAGAGAGCTGCGAGAAAGTGGCGCAGCTGCAGGCTCTCCTCAAGtcttcaacaagaacaagcaaGAGAAGGCTCCCACACCACATCCAGCCAGAAGAGACAACACATCTTGCGTTTGATGATACATTGTGTCGTCACCTGATCGGATTCGGTTTAAGGATTCATGCGGAAGATTGGGTGTGGGAGCCCTGCATCGAGTATACGATCCCTTCGTGTTTGCGATATATGGCCTCTTTTCTTATTCTGTAAGAGCAACCCTCATTGCCGACGTTATTAATAAGACCATCGAGTAAGTGCAGAAAACCATGCTCTCTTCGTTCACGGCCCAGTGATTTGCCAGGCCTGGGGTGGGAAGGGCTCGGTCAACCTTTTCGCAGCGGAACTATACCGAACCTACGGCGCAGCGTTGCGTTCCACCCGGCACtgcggggggaggggtagtGTAGGAAGCGACGATGAAAACTGATGAGAGAATATCATGAGAAGCTGCAAAAACCCGCACGGGAATTCCGTGGATGTGTGATGGTGATCTGATGGAGGGGCTCGATCTTCAATGTCATGACAAACCACTTCCCGGTTGGCTTCGGACCGCTCATTCTCGTTTCATGGAActttgatgttgatgtcggTGGGTGCCGGGCTGTTTGTTCCAGCACCAAGATGCGAAGACGGCAGGCAAAGTGGAGCCGTGACAAGGCCATATCCATCACTGGCCCACACCGACTTTTGGGCTTGGTGGTTGGAGCGCCGAGCGTCTTGCCTTTTTCTCAACCCGCGATGCGTTGGCCGCCAGTGGCCTCGTCACGCCTCCATCTGGCGCCGCTCCCTGCATCCCCGGCTCCTTGGGCTGGCGCCTTTCGCTGCGGGCCAAGCTTTCCCATCTTGACTGCATGTTTGCCTAATCCGGTGCTGTCAGTTCCCAAGTGCGTGGGAGCGTGCCATCATGAAGTCTGGAGCCTCTGTTGTTTTCCATGAAGCCTCTCGCTTGGATCGAGATAAGACATTGGCATCTCGTGCACGGACTGACGGGTGTTTATTAGTCGATGCTTGACAACAGTTGACAGCCTGTCCAGCTAGGCCCCCTCCGTGCTCCCGCAAGGCCTGGAGAAAGACCGAATTTCTTATGTGACGTTGCTTGGACTAAATATAGTCTTGTCGAACAACACAGCAGTGTGTGTACAATCGAAGCTGGGAGAGTTGACTTACAGGTTCACGGCGTCTAGGTCTTACGAGTGAGTGAATCTCCGTCATGCCGATCGCTGGTCAGAGCCCAAAACACCCATCACCTGCTGGTCCCAGCCTGGTATAGCTTGGCCAGTTCCGAGCTGTCTTGAACCTCACAAGACATTTGTCGACTTTGGGTGCCGTCACCGGTCTGCCTCACCAGCtgccgatgacgaggacacGCATTAGAGAAGTGCTTTTCCCTGTGATAGTCCGGCTGGCCCGTTATCCGAATATGCTGGCGTATCGTATCCGAAGCCGAGGACCCTCTCTTGAAGCTCTCAGTCTGGGGAAATAAGGTACTGCAGATTAATATTCGAAGAACAGTTCCGCGGCATCGCTCTGTGTCCACAGCTGGCCTGCCGTGGCCGACAGTGGTGTCTCGCTTGACGGGCCGCCCACCGCTTGCGTCACGTCATCCGCAGTTCAAAGAGAGCAGCAGAGCAAGAGTCGAGCGAAGTCGAAACGGACCGGATTGCTGCTTGATGTTTGGGACCTTGATACTGCGCCGTCCGTACCTCGTCGGGTTCAACCGCTGTCGTGCAAGGCCAGCCAGGCAAGGCTCTACACAGTACACGTCGAAGTACGGTGGTCTCATGGAATCGACGCGTCGGCGGTCGCGCCCAATCCTTCGTTGATTTTTGATTTTTTGTACGGGACAATGGAACAATACAACAACATCCAAGGTCGCAAGGCAGCCCGGCAAAGTTACGAGGTACCTTCCTGCTTCAACGCCCCTCTTCCCCGTTCGGAGCTGGACCCCTCTTTCAAGTGAGGAGCACCCCGCCAGCCACAGCAAAATGGGCTGCGGGCCGCCCCACTTTGCGAGCTGATTCATCCAACCAAATCCTGCAGTTAAAGAACTCTGACCGCGCCCTCAAATCATCTTTCGGCTCTCCCTCGTCTctccttcctttccctcgCACAACCAATCAACCACCCAATCATCCTCTCCACTTGTCAAGCGTTCCAGTGAGGGTGGGAAAAGCCAATCCAAGCCAATCCGACGAACCCAAAATTTCTATCAAATCAACGGCCGCCCTCGACCGCAAAAGCCAATACGGAGACAGCCCAATAAGCTGTCAAAGAAGAGAGAGCCGCAACCTGGCTCCCAAAGTCTAAATCGCGTTCCCTTCCCGTACGGATACCCCGCGCACCGCCCGTGGTGCAAACGCCCCCGGGGCCACCAAGCACCAACCCGCCGGTGACCGCCCGGTCGCCCGCCAGAAAGCCGGCGCTTTGCAGCCTGCCGATTCCTCCACGTCTCTACATATATCCCGTGCCCATTGCCTTGCGCGCAAAGAGTCAAGAGGCGCAGCTCAGCCCTGCAACTGACTTCCCACAGTACGTTTTGTCATTCTTTCTGAGGTTGTTTCATGGCCTTCATCGGCTCGTGTCGCTACCATGGAAAAGCAGTGTGCATTTCCACCACAACATCCCATACTCATGGCCCAATCCCAtcctttcccatcccatcccgcATTGTAGTGCCAAGCTGGTGCACAATGGCTTCCCCTGGTCCTGGCTGTCAGAAGATCGTCCTGTTAGGTTGTGATGCAATGCGCAGCCCAGCCCCCCCGTCAAGGCGAGTCTTGCACGCATCAGACCCCCGGGGAGAacaggatgaggatggcgggTCATCGGAACCGGCCCTGTCCCCCTGCTTGAAAGAGGCAAAAGCCCACTCACACACTTGCCACAGGCCATCGCTTGGGatcgattttttttttttttttgttttggggaaCGCAAGATCGTCTGGTCCCCACCCAGAGTTCCCAGCCCAGTTTCTTAGTTTTCTGTTTTGCAGCCAGTCATCAATCGAGCGCAAAAAGGCACCCAGGACCTAGCAACTAACACGAGCAAATCAGCTTGCGCCTCCGTGAGTCCAGGAACTGAAATCAACACCATCTGTCACAGGAGACCTAtcaccgtcgtcgtcgtcgtgatCACGCCCACCATTGGCCGTCGCGAAGTCCCGTGATAATTCCTATCTGCGGAGCCCAATTAACCCGGATCCCCCAGGCGTTCAATCAACGACGCTCCCCTTCAGGTCCATCGCGGTTCTTACCACTAGCTGCGACAGCTGCAATCTTGGTTGCTGCCGAAGCGGAGTGCAGCCTCTGAAACTACCTATCAAGCAACTGTAAGTTCATCTTGGACCTACCACAATGCCGTTCCAGTGTGTTAGTTCGCGGGGCTTCCCTTTCTTCCCGTCGGACGGCGCTTTGGTCTTCCCGCAGCTGCATACCACACCGTCGATATCTCTCCTGGCAGGGCAGCAAGGTGCTTCATTCTTTACCTTCGCGTGACCCCAGAGCTGCTCCTGTCTCTCGcacttttctttctttttgcttcAAAATGAAACTTTGAAAACTGACACATTTGCCAGTTCGGACAGCCGACACAGTAGCTTGCTCATCCGACACCCAACGAAATCGTTGGATTTGACCGGTATGTACACGCCTCTTTCTTCACTGTCTTATCCCAGTGTCACTCATGATCGATCCGGTCTGGCTGGCAACGGACGGCACGCCGGAACCCCTCAAATTctggcacacacacacacatacacacgTAATCACCGTAGCTCGGTAGGGTCAAAGACCTGTCTAAGTTTAGACAGCCGGTCAATATCTTCATTGATGTTACCTGTTTGCCTTCCTTGTCAACTCTTTTTGAAAcacaccaccgccctggACAGAAGAGGTAGATCGAAGTtcaggagatggagggtgtTTGGAGAGGGGTAATGACATGGGGGTTAGCCTTCCCTTTACCACCAGCCCTCTGCTTCCCAGCCCAAAGGCTTGCAgcatctctctctcctgcCTGGGATTCCCCTACCATTCCttcaccccttcctctctGGCGCTGATAACCCTTGCTGGGCTTTGGGAGCGCGCTGAGTTGGTTGGCAAGGTGGGCCCTTGGGTCGTGCATATTCCGTCATGCATGCCAGCGCATCAGACTGGCACTGGCCCAAGGCGCCAAAAAGCGAGACTTGACCACCACTCAGGCGCCCTCCTCCCGTCGAATCATCTTGGCCTCTCACTTATATGCCTTCTAGCAAAGACCCCCAGCACTAACATTTTTGATTTGGTAGACTGAGAGCCTGCACCAACGCTGCGTCGTGCTCCCGTTGACAAGCTACCTGTCTCTTGTTGTTCAGACCGTTGGGCCGCGCGAGTCGGGAATTTCCCCAGGCTCACCATCACAGCATCGCAGAAAGCGTTCTCACGTGGCTGCGCTCACCCACGCCATCTCCCGAGAGGCCTTGGACTGAGCCACCCAAGTTTTGCCCCGCGACTACATCAGCCTGCATATGCTGTGGTGCAACCAATTGCACGGCACTCCTACCTTTTAATCGAGTGCCAACGCATCACTCCCAATAGATTGGGTGCACATCCAGCCCAATCCACAGGTACAGAGTGACTTTGGAGCTTTAACCCACACAGTGAGCCCAAATAGATCAAGGGCCTGGCTTCTCTATCACCGGCCTTGAACGACTTTTGGCATCAACCCGAGTGGTAAACCAACCTTTCACAGCGCAACCGACACCTCTACTCTCTCATACCGCCCCACTATAATCGGATTCCTTCTGTCCCTGCGCTACTGATTATCGCGATTTGTTGCGATTCGTCTCGGCTTCTCGTCGGCACATACTCACAGGATGATGGAATACGCACaatatcaacaacaaccacaaagCGCGCATTCACAACCACATATTCAGACAGGTTACCCGAGCTCTGCAGGCGGCAACAGCATCACCTCTCCAGCTCACGGAGTTCAAACATCCCCGATACTCCCTTCTCAGCATCAACAGCCCTCGCCCACGCAAACCCACAACATGTATCAAACTCAGTATGCCATGCCCCAGCACAACATGCAATATGCTGTGCCGGGGATCCAAGCAGCTGCCATGGCcgccactgctgctgcttctggaTCGTCATATCCCTACATGTCCTCGGACCCAAGTCTGCAGCAGTCGCCAAGGATGTCTGGTGTTAACCCCAAGAAGGATGGCAGGACAGGCCCTCGTTCGCCTCAGCAGATGAACAGCATGCCGCAGCAAAGACGTCTCAGCCAGGTTAACAGCCCGGGTGTTCCCAATGCGCCAGCCATGCTCAACCATGCCGGTCCACGCTCTACCATCCCGCCCCCGATGACTGCGGCGCAGCAGATGCCCCCGCCACAGTCCCCCGAAATCGCTTCCGGAGCCGTTGAGGAGTCGCCATTGTATGTCAATGCCAAGCAATTCCACCGGATCCTGAAGCGCAGAGTAGCCCGGCAAAGGTTAGAGGAAGCGCTGCGTCTTACCAGCAAGGGCCGCAGACCTTACCTCCACGAGTCTAGGCACAATCATGCCATGCGGAGGCCCCGTGGACCCGGTGGGCGGTTCCTGACAGCCGACGAAGTAGCCCAGATGGAAAAGGACAAGGCAAATGGTGTCGAGACCAAGTTCGAGGACACAGCGACAAAGACATCCACGGGTGCctcgaaaagaaaatcagACGGAGGCTCTGCGCCTGCGGCCAAAAAAGCGAAAAGAGCCAACTTGACTCccgaagatgaagaagacgaggagtgATAGGGGAGTGGTGGCGTTTTTATTTGGCGTGGgcgaaagagaaaaaaagacggGATGCGTTTCCCACTCTATACCCAGTATTTTCTTATGTTGAAAGAAAGGTCATGATGTTATGACAGCCAACCTACTCTTGTTTACTCGAAATATTGGGATTGCGTGAGCAAACAACCGGACTGGTTCTGTTTTTTGGCGAGGAGTAGGAGtcttgggggggaagggggggtgatgtCGTGTGTTTTACACTTGATCCTTCTTCAG is a window of Podospora pseudopauciseta strain CBS 411.78 chromosome 1, whole genome shotgun sequence DNA encoding:
- the HAP2 gene encoding Transcriptional activator (BUSCO:EOG09263KEE; EggNog:ENOG503P578; COG:K), with the translated sequence MMEYAQYQQQPQSAHSQPHIQTGYPSSAGGNSITSPAHGVQTSPILPSQHQQPSPTQTHNMYQTQYAMPQHNMQYAVPGIQAAAMAATAAASGSSYPYMSSDPSLQQSPRMSGVNPKKDGRTGPRSPQQMNSMPQQRRLSQVNSPGVPNAPAMLNHAGPRSTIPPPMTAAQQMPPPQSPEIASGAVEESPLYVNAKQFHRILKRRVARQRLEEALRLTSKGRRPYLHESRHNHAMRRPRGPGGRFLTADEVAQMEKDKANGVETKFEDTATKTSTGASKRKSDGGSAPAAKKAKRANLTPEDEEDEE